A single region of the Streptomyces caelestis genome encodes:
- a CDS encoding 2-phosphosulfolactate phosphatase, which yields MDHHFVGIPELTGVPRVAVVIDVMRAFTVAAWAFSRGVEKIVLASTESEALALKESRPGWLALKDGAPAPGFDAVNSPGLLRSRDFAGRTLVQKTTAGTVGALAVADTPLVLCASFVVAGPTARFLQTRDCGPVTFVVTGEGGQADEDLACAQYIGRCMAGDDVEAAPYLHRARTSRAAAELAGGLRSGFHPDDVDLCLEIDRFSFAMKACREESLTVLRPVAVPAIEP from the coding sequence ATGGATCATCACTTCGTGGGCATCCCGGAGTTGACCGGCGTTCCCCGTGTCGCAGTCGTCATCGACGTCATGCGCGCCTTCACCGTGGCCGCCTGGGCCTTCTCGCGTGGCGTCGAGAAGATCGTCCTGGCCTCGACGGAGAGTGAGGCACTTGCCCTGAAGGAGAGCCGCCCGGGTTGGCTGGCCCTGAAGGACGGAGCTCCGGCACCGGGTTTCGACGCGGTGAACTCACCCGGCTTGCTCAGGTCACGCGATTTCGCTGGTCGCACGCTGGTGCAGAAGACGACGGCGGGAACCGTGGGCGCGCTGGCCGTCGCGGACACGCCGCTGGTCTTGTGCGCGAGCTTCGTGGTGGCCGGCCCGACCGCGCGGTTCCTGCAGACGAGGGATTGCGGTCCGGTGACGTTCGTCGTCACCGGCGAGGGAGGCCAGGCCGACGAGGATCTGGCCTGCGCCCAATACATTGGCCGATGCATGGCCGGAGACGATGTCGAGGCGGCCCCGTATCTCCACCGCGCGAGGACTTCTCGTGCCGCGGCAGAACTCGCCGGCGGGCTGCGCAGCGGATTCCACCCGGACGACGTCGATCTCTGCCTGGAGATCGACCGGTTCTCCTTTGCGATGAAGGCTTGCCGGGAAGA